A window of Amphiprion ocellaris isolate individual 3 ecotype Okinawa chromosome 12, ASM2253959v1, whole genome shotgun sequence contains these coding sequences:
- the cpsf2 gene encoding cleavage and polyadenylation specificity factor subunit 2, with protein MTSIIKLTAVSGVQEESALCYLLQVDEFRFLLDCGWDENFSMDIIDAMKRYVHQVDAVLLSHPDPIHLGALPYAVGKLGLNCTIYATIPVYKMGQMFMYDLYQSRNNSEDFTLFTLDDVDCAFDKIQQLKYSQIVNLKGKGHGLSITPLPAGHMIGGTIWKIVKDGEEEIVYAVDFNHKREIHLNGCTLESISRPSLLITDSFNAAYVQPRRKQRDEQLLTNVMETLRGDGNVLIAVDTAGRVLELAQLLDQIWRTKDAGLGAYPLALLNNVSYNVVEFSKSQVEWMSDKLMRCFEDKRNNPFQFRHLTLCHSLTDLARVPSPKVVLCSQPDLESGFSRELFIQWCQNAKNSIILTYRTTPGTLARYLIDNPGEKMLDLEVRKRVKLEGKELDEYLEKEKIKKEAAKKLEQAKEVDVDSSDESDMDDDLDQPAAVKTKHHDLMMKGEGSRKGSFFKQAKKSYPMFPTHEERIKWDEYGEIIRLEEFLVPELQATEEEKSKLESGLTNGDEPMDQDLSVVPTKCISSIENLEIRARVTYIDYEGRSDGDSIKKIINQMKPRQLVIVHGPPEASLDLAESCKAFSKDIKVYTPKLQETIDATSETHIYQVRLKDSLVSSLQFCKAKDTELAWIDGVLDMRVVKVDTGVMLEEGVKDEAEDSELAMDITADLGIDQNATAVAAQRAMKNLFGEDEKELSEESDVIPTLEPLPPHEIPGHQSVFINEPRLSDFKQVLLREGIQAEFVGGVLVCNNMVAVRRTEAGRIGLEGCLCDDYYKIRELLYQQYAVV; from the exons ATGACGTCCATTATCAAGCTCACAGCCGTGTCTGGAGTTCAGGAGGAGTCCGCTCTCTGTTACTTGCTGCAGGTGGATGAATTTCGCTTTCTGCTGGACTGTGGGTGGGATGAGAACTTTTCCATGGACATCATCGACGCTATGAAACG ATATGTTCACCAGGTTGATGCTGTGCTTCTCTCCCACCCTGATCCCATACACCTGGGGGCCCTGCCCTATGCTGTGGGCAAACTAGGTCTTAACTGCACTATCTATGCTACAATTCCTGTCTACAAAATGGGTCAGATGTTCATGTATGATCTGTATCAG TCTCGAAACAACAGTGAAGATTTTACACTCTTCACCCTTGATGATGTGGACTGTGCTTTTGATAAAATCCAGCAGCTGAAATACTCTCAGATTGTCAATCTGAAAG GTAAAGGGCATGGTCTCTCCATCACTCCTCTTCCAGCCGGACACATGATTGGAGGCACAATTTGGAAAATTGTGAAGGACGGGGAGGAAGAGATAGTATACGCTGTGGACTTCAATCATAAGAGAGAAAT TCACCTCAACGGCTGCACGTTGGAGAGTATTAGTCGTCCGTCCTTACTTATTACAGACTCCTTCAATGCTGCATATGTACAACCACGTCGCAAACAAAGAGATGAGCAGCTGTTAA CCAATGTAATGGAGACCCTGCGCGGTGACGGTAATGTCCTCATTGCTGTGGATACAGCTGGACGTGTGCTGGAACTAGCTCAGCTGTTGGACCAGATTTGGAGGACAAAGGATGCGGGGCTGGGAGCTTACCCTCTAGCTCTGCTCAACAATGTCAGCTACAATGTGGTGGAGTTCTCCAAGTCCCAG GTGGAGTGGATGAGTGACAAGCTCATGAGGTGTTTTGAGGACAAGAGAAACAACCCCTTTCAGTTCCGACACTTGACCCTGTGCCACAGTCTGACAGACCTGGCCCGGGTGCCCAGCCCAAAGGTGGTACTTTGCAGCCAGCCAGACCTCGAGTCTGGTTTTTCCAGAGAGCTTTTTATCCAGTGGTGCCAAAACGCTAAAAACTCCATTATTCTGACCTACCGCACTACACCTGGAACCTTGGCCCGCTACCTCATTGACAACCCTGGAGAGAAGATGCTGGATCTGGAG GTGAGGAAAAGAGTGAAGCTTGAAGGCAAGGAGCTGGACGAATACCttgaaaaggagaaaataaagaaagaagcaGCTAAAAAACTTGAACAGGCAAAAGA GGTCGATGTGGACTCCAGTGATGAGAGTGATATGGACGATGACCTTGATCAGCCAGCTGCAGTGAAGACCAAACATCACGACTTAATGATGAAGGGCGAAGGAAGCCGTAAAGGCAGTTTCTTCAAACAGGCTAAAAAGTCTTATCCAATGTTCCCCACACATGAGGAGAGAATCAAATGGGACGAGTATGGAGAAATCATCAG GTTAGAGGAATTTCTGGTTCCTGAACTCCAAgccacagaggaggagaagagcaaATTGGAATCTGGGTTGACTAATGGAGATGAACCAATGGACCAGGATCTCTCTGTTGTTCCCACCAAATGCATTTCAAGTATAGAGAATCTTGAAATCAG AGCAAGGGTAACGTATATAGACTATGAAGGTCGCTCTGATGGCGACTCCATAAAGAAGATTATTAATCAGATGAAACCCAGACAGCTGGTGATTGTTCATGGGCCACCAGAAGCCAGTTTGGACCTGGCCGAGTCCTGCAAGGCTTTCAGCAAAGACATCAAAGTGTACACACCCAAACTGCAGGAAACTATTGATGCCACCAGTGAAACACACATCTATCAG GTGCGGCTGAAAGATTCCTTGGTGAGCTCTCTGCAGTTCTGCAAGGCCAAAGACACAGAGCTAGCATGGATCGATGGTGTGCTGGACATGCGTGTAGTGAAGGTGGATACCGGTGTGATGCTGGAGGAGGGTGTGAAAGACGAAGCAGAAGACAGTGAGCTAGCCATGGACATCACGGCCGATCTTGGCATAGACCAGAATGCCACAGCTGTGGCAGCACAGCGTGCCATGAAGAACCTGTTTGGAGAGGATGAGAAGGAGCTGTCTGAAGAGAGCGATGTGATTCCCACACTGGAGCCACTGCCTCCACATGAA ATTCCTGGGCATCAGTCGGTGTTCATCAACGAGCCTCGTCTGTCTGACTTCAAGCAGGTGCTGCTGAGAGAGGGCATCCAGGCTGAGTTTGTGGGAGGAGTGCTGGTATGCAACAACATGGTTGCCGTCCGCAGG ACGGAGGCTGGACGCATTGGCCTGGAAGGCTGCCTATGTGACGACTACTATAAGATCCGGGAGCTGCTGTATCAGCAGTATGCTGTAGtatag
- the LOC118470651 gene encoding NADH dehydrogenase [ubiquinone] 1 beta subcomplex subunit 1-like, with the protein MVNFAAVAREYWAHIFVPMGFVIGWYLDKQQDQKLTAFRNKSVLFRRELKPGEEVTWK; encoded by the exons ATGGTGAATTTTGCTGCAGTTGCCCGCGAGTATTGGGCACACATATTCGTTCCTATGGGCTTTGTGATTGGATGGTACCTTGACAAACAACAGGACCAGAAGCTGACAGCTTTCAGGAATAAGAGTGTTTTGTTCagaag GGAGCTGAAGCCTGGCGAGGAGGTGACCTGGAAGTAG